From a single Nicotiana tomentosiformis chromosome 2, ASM39032v3, whole genome shotgun sequence genomic region:
- the LOC138906773 gene encoding sugar transport protein 8-like produces the protein MPPLMAFDKGDDEFPAKLTGQVVICSIIAAFGGLMFGYDIGISGGVTSMDDFLEKFFPKVYVRKHRAKEDNYCKYDNQMLQLFTSSLYLSAIVCCFFASKCCKRFGRKITMQLASLFFFIGVILNAAAMNLPMLIIGRLCLGAGVGFGNQAVPLFISEIAPAKYRGGLNILFQMLITIGILCANIVNYVTSKMHPHGWRFSLGGAAVPAIFLGLGSFLIVETPTSLIERGQKDEGKQALRKIRGVHDVEKEYQEILQATELAQQIKQPFRNLMSKSSRPQLICGTILQIFQQFTGINVIMFYAPVLFQTMGFGGKASLLSAIVTGMVNVVSTIVAILGVDKFGRRVLLIEAAVQMLVAQCVTGGILAVHLKATNVIPKNYAYFVVVLICVFVSGFAWSWGPLGWLIPSEIFPLETRTAGFFFAVSMNMICTFIIAQAFLTMLCHMRSGIFFFFAVWIVIMGSFAYFFLPETKGIPIDEMNERAWKKHWFWKRYFDDDSAPGDHRDDKIPVN, from the exons ATGCCTCCTCTTATGGCCTTTGACAAGGGGGATGATGAGTTTCCTGCCAAACTGACTGGACAGGTTGTGATTTGTTCCATTATTGCAGCCTTTGGTGGTCTTATGTTTGGCTATGACATTGGAATTTCAG GTGGGGTGACATCAATGGATGATTTCTTGGAGAAGTTCTTCCCAAAAGTCTATGTTAGAAAGCATAGGGCTAAAGAAGACAACTACTGCAAATATGATAACCAAATGTTGCAGTTGTTCACATCTTCATTGTACTTATCAGCAATTGTATGTTGTTTCTTTGCCTCAAAGTGTTGTAAGAGGTTTGGCAGGAAAATTACAATGCAACTTGCCTCTTTGTTCTTCTTTATTGGAGTTATCCTTAATGCTGCTGCTATGAATCTGCCTATGCTTATCATTGGACGCCTTTGTCTTGGCGCTGGTGTTGGATTTGGCAATCAG GCAGTGCCATTATTCATATCAGAGATAGCTCCAGCAAAGTACAGAGGTGGTCTCAACATTTTGTTCCAAATGCTGATCACAATTGGTATTTTATGTGCCAATATAGTCAACTATGTAACTTCAAAAATGCACCCACATGGTTGGAGATTTTCCCTTGGTGGTGCAGCAGTTCCAGCAATATTTCTTGGCTTAGGTTCTTTTCTCATTGTTGAAACACCAACTAGCCTAATTGAACGTGGCCAAAAAGATGAAGGCAAACAAGCCTTAAGAAAAATTAGAGGTGTACATGATGTTGAAAAAGAGTATCAAGAGATTTTACAAGCCACTGAATTAGCTCAACAAATCAAACAACCTTTTAGAAATCTAATGAGCAAATCTAGTAGGCCACAACTTATATGTGGTACAATTCTTCAGATTTTCCAGCAATTTACTGGCATAAATGTTATCATGTTCTATGCTCCTGTATTATTTCAGACGATGGGATTCGGCGGAAAGGCGTCGTTGTTATCAGCTATTGTTACTGGTATGGTTAATGTGGTTTCAACCATAGTTGCAATACTTGGAGTTGATAAATTTGGAAGAAGAGTTTTACTTATTGAAGCTGCTGTTCAAATGCTTGTTGCCCAG TGTGTTACAGGAGGAATTCTTGCAGTTCATTTGAAAGCCACAAATGTAATACCAAAGAACTATGCATATTTTGTGGTTGTGTTGATATGTGTTTTTGTGAGTGGATTTGCTTGGTCATGGGGTCCATTAGGATGGTTAATTCCAAGTGAGATTTTTCCATTGGAAACAAGAACTGCTGGATTTTTCTTTGCAGTGAGTATGAACATGATTTGCACTTTTATTATAGCTCAAGCTTTTCTCACAATGTTATGCCACATGAGATCTgggatcttcttcttctttgctgTTTGGATTGTCATTATGGGAAGTTTTGCATATTTCTTCCTCCCTGAGACTAAAGGAATCCCTATTGATGAAATGAATGAAAGAGCTTGGAAGAAACACTGGTTCTGGAAGAGGTATTTCGATGATGATTCTGCTCCTGGAGATCATCGAGATGACAAAATCCCAGTAAACTAA
- the LOC138906212 gene encoding uncharacterized protein: MAHLTKRFQKMVRRNGSIPKRGSSSKPKNYDLCHKCGKPGHFIKDCPLLKQDQYKHSTDKAAKRNPVPDKRFKRKNAADNVVKQALAAWGDSSSESEEDDDQGDSSMMAVESKAAEYYSIFTLMAQSDDDEDDNDDDEVNFLDIQRNLKSYSLKKLMSLENVLINAYHSLINDKNALTLELGEAEQSRDDLVVVVVDLKETIESLKKENDVLTEKIANIKHERDNLVVVVVDLKETIECVKKEKKVLTEKVASIEHERDDLLVVVVDLKDTIEELKGEGRNEILQKGKEVADEIHLRLEDEIKSVKSSLCAELEKNKQLQEELGRVKSDLEKSLKWTWPYDAITSMYTNNGGNMQGIGFQREKTPYNPHSKYVTVPDNWLYTHCGNTRHFKETWSSEGEQPIMSGDLSCLSDVDDDAELWHRRLGHASFSLLNKLVKKDLVHGLPKSSFKDHKVCDACAKRKHVRSSFKHKKEVSTSRPLDLLHTDLCGSMRVPGRGGKRYIFVIVDDYSRFTWTLFLRTKDETFQVFVAFVKKIQVKMGNNVVCLRSDHGTEFDNAKFDEFCVENGITHNFSAPRTLQQNGVMERKNRTLEDMARTTLIDSGIAKGFRA, from the exons ATGGCTCACCTGACAAAACGATTCCAGAAAATGGTTCGCAGAAATGGAAGCATTCCAAAAAGGGGCAGTTCCAGCAAGCCAAAAAATTATGACCTTTGTCATAAGTGTGGTAAGCCAGGACATTTCATCAAGGATTGTCCTCTCCTTAAGCAAGATCAATACAAACACAGCACAGACAAAGCAGCtaagaggaacccggttcctgacaAACGCTTCAAGAGGAAAAATGCCGctgacaatgttgtgaaacaagctcttgctgcatggggagactcttccagcgaatctgaagaagatgatgatcaaggtGATAGCTCCATGATGGCAGTGGAAAGTAAAGCAGCTGAGTATTACTCCATCTTTACCTTGATGGCACAGTccgatgatgatgaagatgacaacgatgatgatgaggtaaattttctAGATATTCAAAGAAATCTGAAATCTTATTCTCTTAAAAAACTTATGTCTCTGGAAAATGTTTTAATTAATGCTTATcacagtcttataaatgataaaaatgcacTAACTCTTGAACTAGGAGAAGCAGAACAGTCGAGAGATGACCTAGTAGTTGTTGTGGTAGATTTAAAAGAAACCATTGAGAGTCTGAAGAAAGAAAATGATGTTTTAACTGAAAAAATTGCAAACATAAAACATGAGAGAGATAATCTAGTGGTTGTTGTGGTCGATCTAAAGGAGACCATTGAGTGTGTCAAGAAAGAGAAAAAAGTCTTGACTGAAAAGGTTGCTAGCatagagcatgagagagatgatctaTTAGTAGTAGTTGTAGATCTGAAGGATACAATTGAGGAACTAAAAGGAGAAGGTAGGAATGAGATTCttcaaaagggaaaggaagttgcgGATGAAATACATCTTAGGCTTGAAGATGAGATAAAATCGGTGAAATCTAGTCTGTGTGCTGAACTTGAGAAGAACAAACAACTTCAGGAAGAACTAGGTAGAGTCAAGagtgatcttgaaaaatcactcaagtggacTTGGCCCTATGATGCTATCACTTCCATGTACACAAACAATGGGGGAAACATGCAGGGAATCGGGTTCCAAAGGGAAAAAACTCCCtacaaccctcatagcaagtacgTTACTGTACCTGACAATTGGCTCTACACTCACTGTGGTAATACTAGGCACTTTAAGGAAACCT ggagcagtgaaggggagcagccaataATG AGTGGTGATCTCAGCTGTCTAAgtgatgttgatgatgatgctgagttATGGCATAGAAGGCTCGGTCATGCAAGTTTCTCACTGCTGAACAAACTAgtcaagaaggacctggttcatggtctgcccaagtcaagcttcaaggatcacaaggtgtgtgatgcgTGTGCTAAAAGAAAGCATGTCAGATCCTCTTTCAAGCACAAAAAGGAAGTTagtacctcaaggccacttgatcttcTCCATACGGATCTATGTGGATCTATGAGAGTGCCAGGCAGAGGAGGAAAAAGGTACATCTTCGTCATTGTGGACGACTACTCCAGATTCACCTGGACTTTGTTTCTCAGAACCAAAGATGAAACCTTCCAAGTATTTGTTGCATTTGTCAAGAAGATCCAAGTGAAGATGGGTAATAATGTAGTATGTCTTAGGTCTGACCATGGGACAGAATTTGATAATGCCAAATTCGACGAATTCTGTGTTGAAAATGGCATCACTCACAATTTTTCAGCTCCAAGAACACTACAACAAAATGGTGTTATGGAGAGGaagaataggactcttgaagacatggcaagaACAACACTGATTGATAGTGGTATTGCAAAAGGTTTCCGGGCATAA
- the LOC138906213 gene encoding uncharacterized protein, whose translation MDHNAKEFHARMDQIPCAPLGLKGPDSKQYTQLPFKWSVTPELILKRFNMPDIPKYDETSDPQEHITTYITDMKGNDLAQHEIESVLLKNFGETLTKGALTWYSLLSEHPLDSFEMLANSFIKAHDGARKVQAQKADIFIVLQGESELLREFVILFQKERILLPVVPNEWEEKVFIKGLNPLSFDASRKLKESLLEFQSATWAVVHNSYESKTRIKDYQLGSSVSTKGRDRNKNQGRFKNDIDTDRQTSRSHFLSYERTDGRNNKMVFRHRIDLVLEMRNIKEARFQKPIRLDPSQRDPSLWCEYHGIHDHKTGDCWHLCEEVATLLKNDHLREFLSDRAMKNYGRSWGNAEPSKVVEGSPRMTINMIFGGNEVNGVTFSAAKKNEDIGDIQQETPGNSGR comes from the exons ATGGATCACAATGCAAAGGAGTTTCATGCTCGGATGGATCAGATTCCATGCGCACCCCTAGGACTAAAGGGTCCAGATTCAAAACAATACACACAATTGCCATTTAAATGGAGCGTGACACCAGAACTCATTCTGAAGAGGTTCAACATGCCGGACATACCAAAATACGATGAGACCTCGGATCCGCAGGAGCACATCACAACCTATATCACAGATatgaaaggaaatgatttagctcaACATGAGATCGAGTCAGTCTTGTTGAAGAATTTTGGTGAAACCCTCACAAAgggggccctgacatggtattctCTCCTATCCGAGCACCCACTTGATTCTTTTGAGATGCTTGCAAACTCGTTCATTAAGGCCCATGACGGAGCAAGAAAGGTTCAGGCTCAAAAGGCAGACATATTCATAGTTTTGCAGGGCGAATCTGAGCTATTGCGAGAATTCGTGATCCTattccagaaggaaaggataTTGCTGCCGGTGGTTCCAAATGAGTGGGAGGAAAAGGTGTTCATAAAGGGTCTAAACCCGTTGAGTTTTGATGCCTCCCGAAAATTGAAGGAGAGCCTACTTGAGTTTCAATCAGCTACATGGGCGGTTGTCCATAACAGTTATGAATCAAAAACAAGGATAAAAGACTATCAGCTTGGGTCCTCGGTTTCAACCAAGGGACGTGATCGAAACAAAAATCAGGGCAGGTTTAAGAATGACATTGATACGGATCGGCAAACTTCTAGAAGTCATTTTCTATCATATGAAAGGACCGATGGGCGCAACAACAAAATGGTTTTTCGTCATCGGATAG ATTTGGTATTGGAAATGAGGAATATCAAGGAAGCACGGTTCCAGAAGCCAATTCGATTAGATCCTAGCCAGAGGGATCCTAGTTTGtggtgtgaatatcatgggattcacGACCATAAAACTGGGGACTGCTGGCATCTATGCGAAGAGGTGGCGACATTATTGAAGAATGACCATCTTAGGGAGTTCTTAAGTGACCGAGCTATGAAAAACTATGGCAGAAGCTGGGGTAATGCGGAGCCTTCGAAGGTAGTGGAAGGGTCACCACGGATGactatcaacatgatcttcggaggaaACGAAGTCAATGGTGTAACCTTCTCAGCAGCAAAAAAAAATGAAGATATTGGTGACATACAACAAGAGACACCGGGAAATAGCGGAAGATGA